The Leishmania braziliensis MHOM/BR/75/M2904 complete genome, chromosome 25 genome includes a region encoding these proteins:
- a CDS encoding putative transcription factor — translation MSSCAHPTSALFVDRQNGRTTCTICGDVVMGNQYELDPVFAQGARQPTSAGGGFRSLTGSFRPATSYKGTNTSMVNTHSRPTIDKARREMLNISRQLEISEDTVERALGIYKVALNLNVVSGTRPSVLCACLYAACRRERTSHVIYDFSETNGEDPHTILSQLKYICHATHTEVPVIDPSCYVQRFAEQMDLGPQTKDVVVCALKVLRAMQDDWISCGRRPMGVCAAALLVACYVFGISRTPEQVCGMVRLTSNTIGKRLTEFAATPTARLENIDDYQPSNETLPPAFNDSSRKSTEEDVHASMRELSAIFYELLSEAKTSQPATPERCDKWRRFIMKHCELEGITPLEENLDLNGLSPVQQLRILGLPYTKPIPLKEVARSVKEEEHRLLIKREASLQTGSDAGSSRQLTATGLLNDPNVSSRGIPLHLLPDDSLASSLAKAPPMVGFADDGGVHSALASATDAAALDSPEQLRWIANEYTRLLNNNAEVMHLRNDFDFADEDDMDRVGGAASPHGSHPTQNRSYNGELSQLRCNSPLPGTPGEEDQLGFYDDDDEGLRLALEDILYDRERRHALPWEFLVLPQVSEDDCTDILPYLVLDNEERLRRERIGVSLYGEKWKRGRARTEEEIQKLEEARASKRRRRSVIAEPAVDVPSAMERALRGRGAGAVNVYQIDELLPGMLEGLEGEPHADWD, via the coding sequence ATGTCAAGCTGTGCCCATCCCACCTCCGCTCTGTTCGTGGATCGGCAAAATGGTCGCACGACGTGTACCATCTGTGGCGATGTGGTGATGGGCAACCAGTACGAGCTGGATCCCGTCTTCGCCCAGGGTGCTCGGCAGCCGaccagcgccggcggcggctttCGCAGTCTCACTGGCAGCTTCCGCCCCGCCACCTCGTACAAGGGCACCAACACGAGCATGGTCAACACCCACTCCCGCCCCACCATCGACAAGGCCCGCCGCGAGATGCTCAACATCAGCCGTCAGCTCGAGATCAGCGAAGATACGGTGGAGCGTGCCCTCGGCATTTACAAGGTGGCGCTCAACTTGAACGTTGTGTCTGGCACACGGCCGAGCGTGCTGTGTGCCTGCCTCTACGCAGCCTGCCGGCGTGAGCGCACCTCGCACGTCATCTACGATTTCTCTGAGACGAACGGCGAGGACCCGCACACGATCTTGTCCCAGTTGAAGTACATCTGCCATGCCACCCACACGGAGGTGCCCGTAATCGACCCATCGTGCTACGTCCAGAGGTTTGCCGAGCAGATGGACCTCGGCCCGCAGACGAAGGACGTGGTTGTGTGTGCTCTCAAGGTGCTTCGGGCGATGCAGGATGACTGGATTAGCTGTGGCAGGCGACCAATGGGggtctgcgctgctgctctgcttgTGGCTTGCTACGTGTTTGGCATTTCACGCACCCCGGAGCAGGTGTGCGGCATGGTGCGACTCACATCTAACACAATTGGCAAGCGACTGACCGAGTTTGCGGCGACACCAACGGCGCGCTTGGAGAACATAGATGACTATCAGCCGTCGAACGAGACCCTACCGCCAGCTTTCAATGACTCGAGTCGCAAATCCACCGAAGAAGACGTGCACGCCAGTATGCGGGAGCTGTCGGCCATCTTCTACGAGCTTCTCTCGGAGGCGAAGACGTCGCAGCCGGCGACGCCGGAGCGGTGTGACAAGTGGCGCCGCTTCATTATGAAGCACTGCGAACTGGAGGGCATCacgccgctggaggagaaTTTAGACTTGAACGGGCTGtcgccggtgcagcagctgcgtaTTTTGGGCCTGCCGTACACGAAGCCTATCCCGCTGAAGGAGGTGGCACGCAGTgtgaaggaagaggagcaccgCCTTCTTATCAAGCGCGAGGCGTCTCTTCAAACCGGCAGTGACGCGGGCAGCAGCCGGCAGCTGACAGCCACTGGGCTGTTGAACGATCCCAACGTGTCGTCCAGAGGCATACCTCTTCATCTGTTACCTGACGATTCTTTGGCGTCCTCGCTTGCGAAGGCGCCGCCGATGGTAGGTTTTGCCGACGACGGAGGCGTGCACTCCGCCTTGGCCAGCGCTActgatgccgctgcgctggactcaccggagcagctgcggtggatAGCAAACGAGTACACGCGGCTGTTGAACAACAATGCAGAAGTGATGCACCTGCGCAACGACTTCGACTTTGCCGACGAGGATGACATGGACCGGgttggcggcgcggcgtctCCTCATGGCAGCCACCCTACGCAGAATCGCTCCTACAACGGTGAGCTCTCGCAGCTTCGCTGCAACAGCCCGCTGCCGGGGACCCCGGGAGAGGAGGATCAGCTCGGCTTCtatgacgacgacgacgaggggCTCCGTCTAGCGCTGGAGGACATCCTCTACGACCGCGAACGCCGCCACGCCTTGCCGTGGGAGTTCCtcgtgctgccgcaggtctCAGAGGATGACTGCACGGACATCTTACCATACCTCGTGCTCGACAACGaggagcgcctgcgacgCGAGCGCATCGGCGTCTCCCTCTACGGCGAAAAGTGGAAGCGCGGACGGGCACGAACGGAGGAGGAAATTCAaaagctggaggaggcacgAGCCTCgaagcggcgccgacgcagcgTTATTGCTGAGCCCGCAGTTGACGTACCCTCGGCAATGGAGCGCGCGTTGCGCGGTCGGGGTGCTGGCGCGGTGAACGTTTACCAAATTGATGAGTTGCTCCCTGGTATGCTGGAGGGCCTTGAGGGTGAGCCACACGCGGACTGGGACTGA